One Drosophila santomea strain STO CAGO 1482 chromosome X, Prin_Dsan_1.1, whole genome shotgun sequence DNA segment encodes these proteins:
- the LOC120456990 gene encoding peptide transporter family 1 isoform X1 gives MLHRPRDPKFSSTATSLCSSNSVFSRLINGSEFSRARHFTRYQAEEDRFQHIQFVEGDRNAFEEPSVPYPKSVAFIISNEFCERFNYYGMRTILVLYLTNKLGYNEETATVLFHTFTMLVYIFPLIGALIADGWMGKYKTILYLSLVYSLGAMVVSFGAVPITGMPTKAVTVVGLLLIAVGTGGIKPCVSAFGGDQFSLPAQSLQLAKFFSLFYFAINAGSLISTTFTPILRADVHCFGDQDCFSLAFGVPAILMIVSVVIFMAGKRLYKCQPPAGNMIFGVSRCIADAFKGWQKRRHSEPMESFLDYAKPTVGARMVRETKCLGRILRLFLPFPVFWALFDQQGSRWTFQATRMDGMVLGYQIKPDQMQVVNPLLILGFLPLFDYIVYPILARCGIRRPLQKLTIGLLLAALGFFLSAGLEMKMEQAAYRATPTEPDMSHLRIYNGMPCRYEISSAVGQKTKTQRFIEPLNVWEDLSLQMAKSNEYAFRAQPVSGDCPAITGKLRLQPGKSVSYFLAQDKLVEFADGLQLAATDTGHTSVRTLLNTPDGEGPIHLLTESDASQESPLSLVKRNVSQLHRITPGFARVDINGTKVASFEAKGGGLYSLLVSGSARDGYQYNVVEVVAPSTVSILWQLPQIVVMTAAEVMFSVTGLEFSYSQSPPSMKSVLQACWLLSVAIGNMIVVVIAEFKFTSSQSGEFTLFASLMLVDMLIFLWLARSYQYKDQREDLEDDDDAAIESVMQSKPKATAVDTTPRKRGGIEAEPGYGAYRNHAYDNDFSEA, from the exons ATGCTTCACAGACCTCGGGATCCAAAATTCTCTAGCACAGCCACATCCCTTTGCAGTTCAAACAGCGTATTCAGTCGCCTAATAAACGGCTCCGAATTCAGTCGGG CTCGGCACTTCACCCGCTACCAAGCCGAGGAAGATCGGTTCCAGCACATCCAGTTCGTAGAAGGTGATCGTAACGCTTTCGAAGAG CCATCCGTTCCGTATCCCAAGTCTGTGGCCTTCATTATTAGCAATGAGTTCTGCGAGCGCTTCAACTACTATGGCATGCGCA CCATCCTGGTGCTGTACCTCACCAACAAACTGGGATACAATGAGGAGACGGCCACGGTACTCTTCCACACGTTTACCATGCTGGTCTATATCTTTCCTCTGATCGGAGCTCTTATCGCCGATGGCTGGATGGGAAAGTACAAGACGATATTATATCTATCTCTGGTGTACAGCCTAGGGGCTATGGTGGTATCCTTTGGCGCCGTTCCGATAACGGGGATGCCAACGAA AGCTGTGACCGTGGTGGGACTCTTACTAATAGCAGTCGGGACCGGAGGAATCAAGCCCTGCGTTTCCGCCTTTGGTGGCGACCAGTTCTCGCTGCCCGCCCAAAGCCTCCAGCTGGCCAAGTTCTTTTCGCTGTTCTACTTTGCCATCAACGCAGGATCTCTGATCTCGACCACATTCACCCCGATCCTAAGGGCCGACGTCCATTGTTTTGGCGATCAGGATTGCTTCTCGCTGGCATTTGGCGTGCCCGCCATTTTGATGATCGTTTCGGTGGTAATCTTTATGGCCGGCAAGCGGTTGTACAAGTGTCAGCCACCGGCTGGCAACATGATCTTCGGGGTGTCGCGTTGTATTGCGGATGCGTTCAAGGGATGGCAAAAGCGCAGGCACTCGGAGCCAATGGAAAGCTTTCTGGATTATGCCAAGCCAACGGTGGGTGCGCGGATGGTGCGGGAGACTAAGTGCCTGGGAAGAATCCTGCGACTCTTTCTGCCCTTTCCCGTCTTCTGGGCCCTCTTTGACCAGCAAGGCTCGCGATGGACCTTCCAGGCCACACGAATGGATGGCATGGTGTTGGGATATCAGATAAAGCCCGACCAGATGCAGGTGGTCAATCCCCTGCTCATCCTGGGGTTCCTGCCATTATTCGACTATATCGTTTACCCTATTCTGGCACGCTGTGGAATAAGGAGACCTCTGCAGAAGCTTACCATAGGCCTTCTTCTGGCTGCCTTGGGATTCTTCCTCTCAGCGGGTCTTGAGATGAAGATGGAGCAGGCCGCGTACAGAGCCACGCCTACGGAGCCTGACATGTCCCACCTGAGAATATACAATGGCATGCCCTGTCGCTATGAAATCTCGAGTGCAGTGGGTCAAAAGACTAAAACTCAACGCTTTATAGAACCTCTGAATGTGTGGGAGGATCTTTCACTCCAGATGGCCAAGTCCAATGAATACGCTTTTAGGGCTCAGCCCGTATCCGGAGACTGCCCTGCCATCACCGGCAAGTTGCGTTTGCAACCAGGAAAGTCAGTGAGTTACTTCTTAGCCCAAGACAAGCTCGTCGAGTTCGCCGATGGATTACAATTGGCGGCCACTGACACTGGTCACACTTCTGTGAGAACTCTGCTAAACACGCCAGACGGCGAGGGACCTATACATCTATTAACTGAGTCAGACGCATCCCAGGAATCGCCGCTTTCCCTGGTCAAACGCAATGTGTCGCAGCTCCACAGGATCACACCTGGCTTTGCTCGGGTAGACATCAATGGTACAAAGGTGGCCAGCTTCGAGGCCAAAGGAGGTGGACTTTACAGCCTTCTGGTATCGGGAAGTGCCCGCGATGGTTACCAATACAACGTGGTCGAGGTGGTAGCCCCCAGCACCGTGTCGATTCTGTGGCAACTCCCCCAAATTGTCGTGATGACCGCAGCCGAGGTGATGTTCTCGGTAACTGGGCTGGAGTTCTCCTACTCCCAGTCGCCACCTAGCATGAAGAGTGTTCTGCAGGCCTGTTGGCTGCTTTCGGTGGCCATTGGCAACATGATCGTCGTGGTGATTGCCGAGTTCAAGTTTACCAGCTCGCAGTCCGGGGAGTTCACCCTGTTCGCCAGCCTCATGCTGGTGGATATGTTGATCTTCTTGTGGCTAGCCCGCAGCTACCAGTACAAGGATCAACGCGAGGACCtcgaggacgacgacgatgcGGCAATCGAGAGTGTTATGCAGTCG
- the LOC120456990 gene encoding peptide transporter family 1 isoform X2, with protein MVTKITNGKNGQKEEPDCGIAPSVPYPKSVAFIISNEFCERFNYYGMRTILVLYLTNKLGYNEETATVLFHTFTMLVYIFPLIGALIADGWMGKYKTILYLSLVYSLGAMVVSFGAVPITGMPTKAVTVVGLLLIAVGTGGIKPCVSAFGGDQFSLPAQSLQLAKFFSLFYFAINAGSLISTTFTPILRADVHCFGDQDCFSLAFGVPAILMIVSVVIFMAGKRLYKCQPPAGNMIFGVSRCIADAFKGWQKRRHSEPMESFLDYAKPTVGARMVRETKCLGRILRLFLPFPVFWALFDQQGSRWTFQATRMDGMVLGYQIKPDQMQVVNPLLILGFLPLFDYIVYPILARCGIRRPLQKLTIGLLLAALGFFLSAGLEMKMEQAAYRATPTEPDMSHLRIYNGMPCRYEISSAVGQKTKTQRFIEPLNVWEDLSLQMAKSNEYAFRAQPVSGDCPAITGKLRLQPGKSVSYFLAQDKLVEFADGLQLAATDTGHTSVRTLLNTPDGEGPIHLLTESDASQESPLSLVKRNVSQLHRITPGFARVDINGTKVASFEAKGGGLYSLLVSGSARDGYQYNVVEVVAPSTVSILWQLPQIVVMTAAEVMFSVTGLEFSYSQSPPSMKSVLQACWLLSVAIGNMIVVVIAEFKFTSSQSGEFTLFASLMLVDMLIFLWLARSYQYKDQREDLEDDDDAAIESVMQSKPKATAVDTTPRKRGGIEAEPGYGAYRNHAYDNDFSEA; from the exons ATGGTAACGAAAATAACCAACGGTAAAAACGGACAAAAGGAGGAGCCCGATTGTGGCATTGCG CCATCCGTTCCGTATCCCAAGTCTGTGGCCTTCATTATTAGCAATGAGTTCTGCGAGCGCTTCAACTACTATGGCATGCGCA CCATCCTGGTGCTGTACCTCACCAACAAACTGGGATACAATGAGGAGACGGCCACGGTACTCTTCCACACGTTTACCATGCTGGTCTATATCTTTCCTCTGATCGGAGCTCTTATCGCCGATGGCTGGATGGGAAAGTACAAGACGATATTATATCTATCTCTGGTGTACAGCCTAGGGGCTATGGTGGTATCCTTTGGCGCCGTTCCGATAACGGGGATGCCAACGAA AGCTGTGACCGTGGTGGGACTCTTACTAATAGCAGTCGGGACCGGAGGAATCAAGCCCTGCGTTTCCGCCTTTGGTGGCGACCAGTTCTCGCTGCCCGCCCAAAGCCTCCAGCTGGCCAAGTTCTTTTCGCTGTTCTACTTTGCCATCAACGCAGGATCTCTGATCTCGACCACATTCACCCCGATCCTAAGGGCCGACGTCCATTGTTTTGGCGATCAGGATTGCTTCTCGCTGGCATTTGGCGTGCCCGCCATTTTGATGATCGTTTCGGTGGTAATCTTTATGGCCGGCAAGCGGTTGTACAAGTGTCAGCCACCGGCTGGCAACATGATCTTCGGGGTGTCGCGTTGTATTGCGGATGCGTTCAAGGGATGGCAAAAGCGCAGGCACTCGGAGCCAATGGAAAGCTTTCTGGATTATGCCAAGCCAACGGTGGGTGCGCGGATGGTGCGGGAGACTAAGTGCCTGGGAAGAATCCTGCGACTCTTTCTGCCCTTTCCCGTCTTCTGGGCCCTCTTTGACCAGCAAGGCTCGCGATGGACCTTCCAGGCCACACGAATGGATGGCATGGTGTTGGGATATCAGATAAAGCCCGACCAGATGCAGGTGGTCAATCCCCTGCTCATCCTGGGGTTCCTGCCATTATTCGACTATATCGTTTACCCTATTCTGGCACGCTGTGGAATAAGGAGACCTCTGCAGAAGCTTACCATAGGCCTTCTTCTGGCTGCCTTGGGATTCTTCCTCTCAGCGGGTCTTGAGATGAAGATGGAGCAGGCCGCGTACAGAGCCACGCCTACGGAGCCTGACATGTCCCACCTGAGAATATACAATGGCATGCCCTGTCGCTATGAAATCTCGAGTGCAGTGGGTCAAAAGACTAAAACTCAACGCTTTATAGAACCTCTGAATGTGTGGGAGGATCTTTCACTCCAGATGGCCAAGTCCAATGAATACGCTTTTAGGGCTCAGCCCGTATCCGGAGACTGCCCTGCCATCACCGGCAAGTTGCGTTTGCAACCAGGAAAGTCAGTGAGTTACTTCTTAGCCCAAGACAAGCTCGTCGAGTTCGCCGATGGATTACAATTGGCGGCCACTGACACTGGTCACACTTCTGTGAGAACTCTGCTAAACACGCCAGACGGCGAGGGACCTATACATCTATTAACTGAGTCAGACGCATCCCAGGAATCGCCGCTTTCCCTGGTCAAACGCAATGTGTCGCAGCTCCACAGGATCACACCTGGCTTTGCTCGGGTAGACATCAATGGTACAAAGGTGGCCAGCTTCGAGGCCAAAGGAGGTGGACTTTACAGCCTTCTGGTATCGGGAAGTGCCCGCGATGGTTACCAATACAACGTGGTCGAGGTGGTAGCCCCCAGCACCGTGTCGATTCTGTGGCAACTCCCCCAAATTGTCGTGATGACCGCAGCCGAGGTGATGTTCTCGGTAACTGGGCTGGAGTTCTCCTACTCCCAGTCGCCACCTAGCATGAAGAGTGTTCTGCAGGCCTGTTGGCTGCTTTCGGTGGCCATTGGCAACATGATCGTCGTGGTGATTGCCGAGTTCAAGTTTACCAGCTCGCAGTCCGGGGAGTTCACCCTGTTCGCCAGCCTCATGCTGGTGGATATGTTGATCTTCTTGTGGCTAGCCCGCAGCTACCAGTACAAGGATCAACGCGAGGACCtcgaggacgacgacgatgcGGCAATCGAGAGTGTTATGCAGTCG
- the LOC120456990 gene encoding peptide transporter family 1 isoform X3, with the protein MAFVGNAVVGPENCKLATPSVPYPKSVAFIISNEFCERFNYYGMRTILVLYLTNKLGYNEETATVLFHTFTMLVYIFPLIGALIADGWMGKYKTILYLSLVYSLGAMVVSFGAVPITGMPTKAVTVVGLLLIAVGTGGIKPCVSAFGGDQFSLPAQSLQLAKFFSLFYFAINAGSLISTTFTPILRADVHCFGDQDCFSLAFGVPAILMIVSVVIFMAGKRLYKCQPPAGNMIFGVSRCIADAFKGWQKRRHSEPMESFLDYAKPTVGARMVRETKCLGRILRLFLPFPVFWALFDQQGSRWTFQATRMDGMVLGYQIKPDQMQVVNPLLILGFLPLFDYIVYPILARCGIRRPLQKLTIGLLLAALGFFLSAGLEMKMEQAAYRATPTEPDMSHLRIYNGMPCRYEISSAVGQKTKTQRFIEPLNVWEDLSLQMAKSNEYAFRAQPVSGDCPAITGKLRLQPGKSVSYFLAQDKLVEFADGLQLAATDTGHTSVRTLLNTPDGEGPIHLLTESDASQESPLSLVKRNVSQLHRITPGFARVDINGTKVASFEAKGGGLYSLLVSGSARDGYQYNVVEVVAPSTVSILWQLPQIVVMTAAEVMFSVTGLEFSYSQSPPSMKSVLQACWLLSVAIGNMIVVVIAEFKFTSSQSGEFTLFASLMLVDMLIFLWLARSYQYKDQREDLEDDDDAAIESVMQSKPKATAVDTTPRKRGGIEAEPGYGAYRNHAYDNDFSEA; encoded by the exons ATGGCATTTGTCGGCAATGCAGTTGTTGGCCCAGAGAATTGCAAATTGGCAACG CCATCCGTTCCGTATCCCAAGTCTGTGGCCTTCATTATTAGCAATGAGTTCTGCGAGCGCTTCAACTACTATGGCATGCGCA CCATCCTGGTGCTGTACCTCACCAACAAACTGGGATACAATGAGGAGACGGCCACGGTACTCTTCCACACGTTTACCATGCTGGTCTATATCTTTCCTCTGATCGGAGCTCTTATCGCCGATGGCTGGATGGGAAAGTACAAGACGATATTATATCTATCTCTGGTGTACAGCCTAGGGGCTATGGTGGTATCCTTTGGCGCCGTTCCGATAACGGGGATGCCAACGAA AGCTGTGACCGTGGTGGGACTCTTACTAATAGCAGTCGGGACCGGAGGAATCAAGCCCTGCGTTTCCGCCTTTGGTGGCGACCAGTTCTCGCTGCCCGCCCAAAGCCTCCAGCTGGCCAAGTTCTTTTCGCTGTTCTACTTTGCCATCAACGCAGGATCTCTGATCTCGACCACATTCACCCCGATCCTAAGGGCCGACGTCCATTGTTTTGGCGATCAGGATTGCTTCTCGCTGGCATTTGGCGTGCCCGCCATTTTGATGATCGTTTCGGTGGTAATCTTTATGGCCGGCAAGCGGTTGTACAAGTGTCAGCCACCGGCTGGCAACATGATCTTCGGGGTGTCGCGTTGTATTGCGGATGCGTTCAAGGGATGGCAAAAGCGCAGGCACTCGGAGCCAATGGAAAGCTTTCTGGATTATGCCAAGCCAACGGTGGGTGCGCGGATGGTGCGGGAGACTAAGTGCCTGGGAAGAATCCTGCGACTCTTTCTGCCCTTTCCCGTCTTCTGGGCCCTCTTTGACCAGCAAGGCTCGCGATGGACCTTCCAGGCCACACGAATGGATGGCATGGTGTTGGGATATCAGATAAAGCCCGACCAGATGCAGGTGGTCAATCCCCTGCTCATCCTGGGGTTCCTGCCATTATTCGACTATATCGTTTACCCTATTCTGGCACGCTGTGGAATAAGGAGACCTCTGCAGAAGCTTACCATAGGCCTTCTTCTGGCTGCCTTGGGATTCTTCCTCTCAGCGGGTCTTGAGATGAAGATGGAGCAGGCCGCGTACAGAGCCACGCCTACGGAGCCTGACATGTCCCACCTGAGAATATACAATGGCATGCCCTGTCGCTATGAAATCTCGAGTGCAGTGGGTCAAAAGACTAAAACTCAACGCTTTATAGAACCTCTGAATGTGTGGGAGGATCTTTCACTCCAGATGGCCAAGTCCAATGAATACGCTTTTAGGGCTCAGCCCGTATCCGGAGACTGCCCTGCCATCACCGGCAAGTTGCGTTTGCAACCAGGAAAGTCAGTGAGTTACTTCTTAGCCCAAGACAAGCTCGTCGAGTTCGCCGATGGATTACAATTGGCGGCCACTGACACTGGTCACACTTCTGTGAGAACTCTGCTAAACACGCCAGACGGCGAGGGACCTATACATCTATTAACTGAGTCAGACGCATCCCAGGAATCGCCGCTTTCCCTGGTCAAACGCAATGTGTCGCAGCTCCACAGGATCACACCTGGCTTTGCTCGGGTAGACATCAATGGTACAAAGGTGGCCAGCTTCGAGGCCAAAGGAGGTGGACTTTACAGCCTTCTGGTATCGGGAAGTGCCCGCGATGGTTACCAATACAACGTGGTCGAGGTGGTAGCCCCCAGCACCGTGTCGATTCTGTGGCAACTCCCCCAAATTGTCGTGATGACCGCAGCCGAGGTGATGTTCTCGGTAACTGGGCTGGAGTTCTCCTACTCCCAGTCGCCACCTAGCATGAAGAGTGTTCTGCAGGCCTGTTGGCTGCTTTCGGTGGCCATTGGCAACATGATCGTCGTGGTGATTGCCGAGTTCAAGTTTACCAGCTCGCAGTCCGGGGAGTTCACCCTGTTCGCCAGCCTCATGCTGGTGGATATGTTGATCTTCTTGTGGCTAGCCCGCAGCTACCAGTACAAGGATCAACGCGAGGACCtcgaggacgacgacgatgcGGCAATCGAGAGTGTTATGCAGTCG